CCTCTTCCATAGCAGAGGAGATCAGCAATGCCTCGGCCATCGTAGGTGAGCTCTGAGGGGCTGCCTTTGCCCCCGGGGGGTTGGAATCTGTGCCTGCCCTGGTGGGTCGGGGTTGGGAGGTGACACCTCCGTgtcactggggctgggggtgggtttccctcagagctgtgggagggCAGCTCTGCACTTCTCTCTGCTTTAGTATCAGGGAATACaatcctggaatgggttgggttgggagggttctcaaagatcatccagtgccacccctgccatgggcagggacacctcccaccagcccagggtgctccaagccctgtccagcctggccttggacactcccagggctggggcagccacagcttctctgggcacctgtgccagggcctgcccaccctcccagggaagagtttcctcctaacatccaatctaaacctgaCTCACTTCAGCTTAACTAACACAAACAATTAATACAAATCAGATTTAAGACCCCATTCCTGAAGTGCCCATTCCAATACTTGGGCTGCAATAACGAGTCTGCCCGTGCAGATTTAAAGtaccttttctccttctctctgcaCAAAATGCTGGAACAGTGAGTTGTTTGCTGGGTAAAGCTCTGCCCTGTCAAGACCCCAAATGTCTCCCCAcccttttcccaggcagtggGCACATCAAAGAGGTCATTGTAGCAGGAGACCATGTGTTTGAGAGCCCCACCGTGGACGGGGAGGGCAGtgaggggcagggcagccccgaggagcaggagcaggagcaggagcaggacattCCCAGCGAGCTGGGCAAGGTGAAGCTGCAGGTGAACCAGGAGGGCCGATACGTGTGTGGGCTGTGCCAGAAGACCTTCAAAACTGTGAGTACCATCCACTCATGGGGGTCAGGGAGGGGCTTGGCAGCTGAGAGAGTTCAAAGGGAATGGGACCGAGaatgagctgctctgctgcctgaggCACTGCCCAGAGGGAAGTGCTGCTTTCACAAGGAGTGGTGATGTTCCTTGTGGCTGAAGTGTAAAGCCCTAAACCATTTGGAAGGTCTCTTAGAGGAAATTCTTTCCCAGGCCAGCATCCTCAAGGCTCACATGATCactcacagcagcaggaaggactATGAGTGTAAGCTCTGTGGAACCTCCTTTAGGACAAAGGGCTCTCTGATCCGGCACCAGCGGCGCCACACGGGTAAGAGCTCTCCAGAACAGCAGTTCCTCCTTGCTAGAGCTGTGTGTGGTTATCCATTTGCCTTCCAGTGGAATTTCTTGTGCTTTCCATCTTCTGCTGAGGTGATACCGTTGATATTTGAGCTGCTGGGAGGCTCTGGGATAAGCACAGTCCAAAGGCTGTAGAAAGCTGAGCATGTTCTTCCAGCAGCCTGACACACAGAACTGATCCTGGCAGTGTGTAATGTTGTTTTCATTCTTGTCATTCCAGATGAAAGACCTTACAAATGCAAGAAATGTGGGAAAAGCTTCCGAGAATCAGGAGCTTTGACTCGGCACCTTAAATCTCTGACACCTTGCACTGAAAAAATTCGCTTCAACATGACCAAAGAAATCGTTGTCAACAAAGAGGATTTGCCATCAGGTCAGTGATGCTGTCACTGATAAAGCCAAAGCCTCCTGGCACTTGGAATATAAATTCAttctggcacaggtgcccagagaagctgtggctgccccatccgtggaagtgcccaaggccaggctggatggggcttggagcaccctgggctggtgggaggtgtccctgcccatggcagggcataGAATGAGATGAGCCTTGAGGTTCCTCCCAGTCCAAagcaaaccattccaggattctcaTTTATGAAAAAAGCCTAAAATCTGTAGTATTCAGTTTATATTCTTTGTACAGGGAGAAGTAATTTATAGAGCCAGACTATTACCCTGAAACTCTTGTAGCCAGGTATTGACTGGGGAATGTGTGAGGATCTGGTACAAAGGTGGCTTTAACAAGCACCTCCTGTCCAAGGCCAGATATTTTGTAGGCCCCAGGGCATTGAGGGGTGGCCATTCCCTGAGGGGTTCATGTGCTGCTTCCCCTgcaggctcctgcagctccaacaCGGACACCGTGTCATCGATAGCGAGCGAATCCATCGAGGCCTCCCCCGTCATCCACCTCGTGACAGATGCCAAAGGCAACGTTCTGCATGAGGTCCATGTCCAGATGCAGGAACTGCCTGTGGTGGATGGAAAGCCCCTGGACCCAGAGGTGAGTGTCGTTTCTCTGGAACACCCTACGTGTGTTTCACGCAAAGAATGTTTTGCCTCCTGAATAAAATGTTTGTAGGTGCCAAGAATAAATCTGAGTGTAGGAGTTAAGTGGTTAATTAGGTTCTTTTCCACGTGGGCAGGCTCTGTGCTCTGACCTGGGCCCATCTGCTGCTGAGCTTAGCAGTGTGTGTAGATTACAGGGCATGTCACCAGCACGTACTGGAGGACgagggggtgtttttgttgACCATTCCCTACAAGACTGTGGAAGGGGCAAAGGCGTGTGATCCCTTGGGTTTCAGAGTACAGATCCACCTTATGTTCCTCCCCAGCCCAAGGGTTGGTCTTTCAGCCCTGTAGCACAGCATTAGACACCCCACAGAGTGTGACTGTCACAGCAATGTTGCTGTAAAAAAGGGCAGACTGTGGATTTGCTGTGCAAACTTCCTGTTTATTCCTTCAGCAGTCGCATCCTGAGGAGCTGCCTTGTGAGGGGGAAGTGAACAGTGAGAATCTGCTGAGGCAAGCCATGAGGAATTCAGGAATTGTGATTGAGAGAATTGCTGTGGAGGAGGTGCAGAAGCCAGATGAACCTGCTACAGCTGCTCCAGAAGAACTGGAAGTGGTGGAAGTACAAGAGGAGCCCTGTGGGGAACAGTGTGTCAAATTAGAAGAACGAGAGTCTGTATGTTTGTATTCCATAAATAGATGAATTTTTAGTCTTCCTTGCCTGTATTTGGTGTGAGTAGCACTGTTCACCTCACACCCCTCTGTGTCCTCATGTCTCTCTGGTGCCTGTTGCTTTGTGTCAGTTTTTATAGTTATACTTTTCAGTGTAACATTTCAGTGAGTGTTAGTAACACGTGTGATGTCTCAGCAACAGAGATCTCTTCCTTGTCAAAGCTGGAGTGTTTAACTGGGAATTTGGGTAGCAATCCTTATTCTACACGCCAGTACAAAGAGAAGTTTTACCATTTTCTCTCCAATAGGTACCTGCAGAAAGAAGCAACGGGTACCAACGATACCTTTGCCCTCACTGTAGTGAAGCCTTCAGTGAAACTGCTGCCCTGGAAACACACATCAAAAGTCACACAGGTaaagttgtgctgctgctgttgtctgACATGTGCTGTGGCCTACAGGGGCCTCAGCCATGGTACAACTGTGCTTCAGACTCCTTGGCTTTGTGTGGCTAAAGTCAATGCTTAACACGCTGCCTCAGCAGGGCCGTTGGACTGGATGATGCCCagaggtccattccaaccccaGATATTTTAGGATTCTGTGGCAGCCCACACatgaagctgaaaataaaactcctctccttctctggattatttttctcttagaaTTTAGTTCCAGCCTGTACTGgatccttcctgctgctggttgTCCTGGCTCAACCAcatgttctctctctctctctagaTTACAAACCTTTCAAGTGTGAGGAGTGTGGCAAGGAGTTCACCAAGGGCTACCTGCTGAAGAAGCACCAGGAGGTGCACGTGAACGAGCGGCGGTTCCGCTGCGGGGAGTGTGGGAAGCTCTACAAGACCATCGCCCACGTGAAGGGGCACCGGCGGGTGCACTCGGACGAGCGGCCCTACCCCTGCCCCAAGTGTGGCAAGCGCTACAAGACAAAGGTGTGCCCcccttcccagagccagggCTTGGCAGAGCTTAGGGGGCTTCGCTGGCAAAGAGCAAGTGCCAGCTCACCTGCCTCAtgatgcccagagaagctgtggctgccccatccctgaagtgctcaaggccagattggacggggcttggagcaaactgatctagtggaaggtgtccctgcccctgtcaggaggtggaactgggtgggctttaaggtccctttcaacccaaacaattctgggattctgatCTGAAGCTCCACAAAGAGGTTTTGGTGTAGtgagcagaagaagaaaagtgTTCATGAAAATGTCACATTTGTGAAAAAACTGTTCTTTCATGTGTGGAACAAATATGTAATAACAGTATATCCTGGTtgcagccaggacagggttaatttttgcagtagccaatCAGGGCATAGCCAGGGCACAGGTTGTTCTCTATCACCCATGTCATTGCTGGGGCCTGTGGAAGGGAGTCACTTCTGGGCAGAAGTGGTTCCCTGGGTTTGAGAAAACGTGGTGGAGGGCGACATCCAGCATTGTCTgatattgggtttttttttctgtgaaccACTCACCTGTTTCTTGCACCCTCTGTCACTCATATTGCTGCTGTTACTGTtgattttcttatctcattgccATTTCCAGTAAATTCCTTATTCAGCCCATGGTTTTCACCTTTCGTGCCTCCAGTTCTCTCCATGCCACTGCAGGGGGAGGGGGAGCGGGTGAGCAGCTCACGGTTTGGCAAGTCTTGGTGGGAGCACTAACTGGGGGAGTGCCATTCCTGAGCCGTGGCACAATACAGAGGCTGAGTTTAACCCTGGAAGTGAAACTCCTGCCTCCCTGAGCTTGCCGTGTCCTTCCTGAGCCCTCCCCTCGCttccctgtgtgtgcagaaCGCGCAGCAGGTGCATTTCCGCACGCACCTGGAGGACAAGCCGTACGTGTGCCAGTTCTGCAGCCGCGGGTTCCGGGAGAAGGGATCGCTGGTGCGCCACATCCGCCACCACACCGGAGAGAAGCCCTTCAAGTGCTACAAGTGCGGGCGCGGCTTCGCCGAGCATGGGACGCTCAACAGGCACCTCCGCACCAAAGGTgagcccccagcctgggctgccttgcctgggggctgctccctgcctgggtGGCAGCGATTCCTGGGGGGATCTGACCTCCGGTGTCCCAGGCTGTGTGTTCAGGTGCATCTCGGGGGCATCAGGAGATGCCTGGAGAAGGTCAGatcagactggagaagagaaggttgtgtggagagCTCACAACAGTCTGTCAGTGTCTAGGGGCCTACAAGGAAGCCAGAGTGGGACTCTTGAGcaggaactgtagtgacagcacaaggggcaatggctttaagctgaaggagggttGATTTAAATGGGAtattgtgaa
This genomic window from Pithys albifrons albifrons isolate INPA30051 chromosome 16, PitAlb_v1, whole genome shotgun sequence contains:
- the E4F1 gene encoding transcription factor E4F1 isoform X2; translated protein: MATGAGPAALTAAAAGPGPEPCAGPAALLGLPPPFAEQDEDDVHRCGRCQAEFRCLQEFVQHKLQKRCQRPPDPLAALLHEGQKVVPAVEESITVAHIVVEASSIAEEISNASAIVGSGHIKEVIVAGDHVFESPTVDGEGSEGQGSPEEQEQEQEQDIPSELGKVKLQVNQEGRYVCGLCQKTFKTASILKAHMITHSSRKDYECKLCGTSFRTKGSLIRHQRRHTDERPYKCKKCGKSFRESGALTRHLKSLTPCTEKIRFNMTKEIVVNKEDLPSGSCSSNTDTVSSIASESIEASPVIHLVTDAKGNVLHEVHVQMQELPVVDGKPLDPESHPEELPCEGEVNSENLLRQAMRNSGIVIERIAVEEVQKPDEPATAAPEELEVVEVQEEPCGEQCVKLEERESVPAERSNGYQRYLCPHCSEAFSETAALETHIKSHTDYKPFKCEECGKEFTKGYLLKKHQEVHVNERRFRCGECGKLYKTIAHVKGHRRVHSDERPYPCPKCGKRYKTKNAQQVHFRTHLEDKPYVCQFCSRGFREKGSLVRHIRHHTGEKPFKCYKCGRGFAEHGTLNRHLRTKGGCLVAVKEVEEAMVSDESQSADNLAATVISEDPHTVLVEFSSVVADTQEYIIETSTEDMETNEATEIIEGTRHEVDSHIMKVVQQIVNQASSGHQIIVQNVTVAEGAGAAADAADTITIATPESLTEQVAMTLASAIGDGAVLAADGAIAAQEATVTMVASEDIEIMEHAGEFVIAAQEGEVEVQTVIV
- the E4F1 gene encoding transcription factor E4F1 isoform X1, with the protein product MATGAGPAALTAAAAGPGPEPCAGPAALLGLPPPFAEQDEDDVHRCGRCQAEFRCLQEFVQHKLQKRCQRPPDPLAALLHEGQKVVPAVEESITVAHIVVEASSIAEEISNASAIVGSGHIKEVIVAGDHVFESPTVDGEGSEGQGSPEEQEQEQEQDIPSELGKVKLQVNQEGRYVCGLCQKTFKTASILKAHMITHSSRKDYECKLCGTSFRTKGSLIRHQRRHTDERPYKCKKCGKSFRESGALTRHLKSLTPCTEKIRFNMTKEIVVNKEDLPSGSCSSNTDTVSSIASESIEASPVIHLVTDAKGNVLHEVHVQMQELPVVDGKPLDPEQSHPEELPCEGEVNSENLLRQAMRNSGIVIERIAVEEVQKPDEPATAAPEELEVVEVQEEPCGEQCVKLEERESVPAERSNGYQRYLCPHCSEAFSETAALETHIKSHTDYKPFKCEECGKEFTKGYLLKKHQEVHVNERRFRCGECGKLYKTIAHVKGHRRVHSDERPYPCPKCGKRYKTKNAQQVHFRTHLEDKPYVCQFCSRGFREKGSLVRHIRHHTGEKPFKCYKCGRGFAEHGTLNRHLRTKGGCLVAVKEVEEAMVSDESQSADNLAATVISEDPHTVLVEFSSVVADTQEYIIETSTEDMETNEATEIIEGTRHEVDSHIMKVVQQIVNQASSGHQIIVQNVTVAEGAGAAADAADTITIATPESLTEQVAMTLASAIGDGAVLAADGAIAAQEATVTMVASEDIEIMEHAGEFVIAAQEGEVEVQTVIV